A single window of candidate division WOR-3 bacterium DNA harbors:
- a CDS encoding type I restriction-modification system subunit M N-terminal domain-containing protein, whose protein sequence is MKKEKDLNFEDKLWKGADKLRKKIEVHEYKYVVLGLIFLRYLFFAFE, encoded by the coding sequence ATGAAAAAAGAAAAAGATTTAAATTTCGAAGATAAACTCTGGAAAGGAGCAGATAAGTTAAGAAAAAAAATTGAGGTCCATGAATATAAATATGTAGTTTTAGGACTTATATTTTTAAGATACCTTTTCTTTGCCTTTGAGG